A segment of the Juglans regia cultivar Chandler chromosome 15, Walnut 2.0, whole genome shotgun sequence genome:
CAGTACAGCCACACCGGAACACTGTCGGGAGTTTCAAACAACACTGAACGAGGCCCAAGTCGCCCCAATAGGCCggaaatgactctttctcccattTCAGCCTGATGTGCGATTTTTACAATATCAACAGGACTGTTAGCTATCGGTCCAGTAAATCTGTTCGATCTAGTTTGGTccatgaatattttttcttcttttttactttttttgacaaaaaaattaatacaaaaattaatttaattaataaaattaaaattaagtaatccctttaacattttgtatatgtttaatgaatattaaataattttattgtatatatggtcaatggtgatcTCTTGAATGCAAATTACGTAATTAACTTTGTAACACACCACTCCCCAATAtagtaatttttagaatttttagaaaattagtgtgctactaaacttgaatttaaaagcttttttttcTAATGAAGCGCAATATAcgaaagattccataaataagTCCATATTTATCTATTAGTCATTGATTACAAACCTTTCAAGGGGATCTTACGAGGTAAATGACATTCATTACAAACCTTTCACGTGGTCACCAGATTTTAGTGAGGATTATGAACCCCCTTGCATGCCGGTGTGGGTTTTCTTGCTTGGTCTacctctaaatttttttcatgagtcgGTATTGAAGATGATTACTGCACCGATCGGCAAATTCATTCGTGGCGATAATCCCACAGTTTGTGCAATGAGAACGGATGGTGCTAGAGTTTGTCTAGAGGTTGATGCATCAAAGGATCCGATTACTCATTTCTGGCTTGGCCCACCGGGACTGCCTTGCAACAGGAAGCATGATGTGGTCTTTGCTGCTTATTGCCAagtcaatatttattaaatgctTAAAATTCGAAAGAGAATCTGCAGaaacacttatttaaaatcaataaagtctcaagtgcttatcaaaataacttattaaataagaaataataaaactgagCATGACATAGACAGTCTTGACCTCTGCCTCACCTCCTTAGGCTAAGTCCTGTTttgcagtctcatcctcataaggATCATTATATGGGgtggttaaaacataaaaacatacaaaaattagtcgaatactcaataagcaacacattaTACAGTAAACAttataaacataaggtttcttgaaaaatatgcatactcataaattacatacgtaaataacatgaacatgaacttatttttcacTTATCATAAGCTGATACCCACtattgacccccgtgagttagggttagcgaatctcaGTAGATTCTGATTCCGGCCGTGGCcgtgggttgtggaatccatacataaggaagacacaCTGGGTGCCCTACCATCATGTATAACCTAataatgcaatatgcccataacatatggtaccattttcatatcataatataAGCCGTTACGTATattatcattcatacttcatcataatcatgcttgcatacttgtcatatgccatagattttaaatgaaatcgcattctttcataaaatgttgtgatacatgtttcctcacataaaattatgatttttcataaatctttcaatgcataactcctttcataaaatcatgaattttcataaatattttaatacataatcttcacataaatcatggcttctcacaaaatattttatttcataactctcatataaaatcatgaatttttataaatattttgatgcataattCTTTGCGTAAAATCATggatattcataattttatcatgacttgggtacgtaaaaaaaGGTTTCCAATGGAGGGCGTATATGcataatatatacttttataaaagacatgtcgtttaccgtacatatgtgtaagggtatgatcatgctacttaccttacCTCACAgcgttaatccaatatttctggAATGAAATCGATCACGTGAactagaaggagagagaaaacatgAGGGATATTGGTGGACTAGAGGTGCTCTGTGTGGTTTTGGGTAAGTAGAAACCACATTGGAACTTGAAGAGGAATGAGATACACGTAAAGTGCATGGAGCTGAGCGTATATAAGGAGTTGGTTTATTTAAtgtgaaaatgatttgtaaaattgTAAGAGAGTTCATTGGGGCATGAATCCTACTGGAAGGTGGAGACGTGCATGGCTTAGAGTTTTGAGAAGACAGTCAATTAAAGAATTTTAATGCGAAGACGACTTGTAGAGTTGTATCCCTGTTGGAATATGATGCCGATGAGTTTGACCAAGGTCACGATTATTGAAGaaaagagtttgaatttaaaaacatgatctagtagttcattcaatatAAGATTAGCAGTGACTAAGACTGCATATGTGATTTCAattagtgatgattttaaattaaaataaatttctaatggatgatctttaaattttaaaaggagtcaaactcgttcaataaataataaatgaaatttaacctaattattgaggctaattaaaactcctaattaacctcaataattattaaatatagtttaaatttaataaaaattattaatattttgacctTAAAATTATTGGAATAGGTCGTTacaaacttatataattactatataaaatatttaaatatatatagattcgGTCGATTTCGGTTTGATCGGATCCAACAAAATTATACCTCAAAATCGGAGATAATCTTATTAgattaattctatatataattatgaagtgcgtaaacgtcgcataatcgctttgaaaaagaatgatgtctattattaaaaaattaatttttttatatgaatcagatgttttatttatttttttcgaaaCGATTATGCGACGGTTGTATAATTtacgattacaaatatcttttctatCTTATTAATCCCATCCGGACCAAACCATTCGATCGAATCCATTTAATTTATAGTACTCCAGCACTATTGGCATGCGCTAGAAACAAACGCAtagttaatttaaaaaaaaaaaaagagaggttAAACATACTGTTCGtgtgaaaaaaaagtaaaagcacAAACACGGGGTTAATGAACTGGGCTGATCTGATTTATTTACCGCAATTGATGTGTGACAGTACTGAGAGACATGCAGCGCACGAGCATGCACGCCTGCAGGGTTTCGGGCCTTCGGCTCCAGTAAACTTATTCAAAGTGGTATGCATCGTTCGATGGCGACatgctttgatttttgtttctgAACAAACAAAGTAAATAGGGAaaagagatttatttatttattttattgaattttttgtcttttcaaacGCAATGGTCTGAATGCAATCGGGCAGATGGAGGAAGAGACGATTGTGCTTGTTGTGGATGATGTGATTCGTCAAAAGTAGGCATTTTATCTGAAAGGGTAAAAGGGGCAACTGCACACGCCATGCACCCTGGGATTGGTGGAAGCTGGCTGCTTGGTTTTGATTTTATCAGAAGAAAGTCCATGTCGATATCCATATCAATCCATCCACCCATCCAACTTTGATGTTATCCCCAGACAGCAGACGCAAAACAGAAACACAAAGGCTCATTTctcactcttctctctctttcacatGCTTTctctttctatattttattagcATTTATTATTGTCCCCGACTGTATCCCATTAATTGATATCAGTAaacattgataatttttatattaataattctttatATCCGTCACCATTTTTTAtcccatattttataaaaagtaattcacattttatggttaaaaaaaaatatcaagtacGGGATACGATAGTAAATAATAACTTATGTATAtcaaaatcctttttatatatattgagcacatattgttttcttttttctttttccttttattggCCGTGATTCGTTTGTTCAGGAGTTTCTTCTCCACTATTAATCTTACCAATTTATAAACCCATTGATAATGATTAAAATTCATATCAATACTTTCAATTCCCTTTTTCCTTCCTGTTTTTGTTCTcattattttcatgaattttccAATTATACTTTTGTTTTGGCATACCAGCTACTTCACTATTTCCATACagttattactattcacaaatcatcttaagTCACTCAAACATCTAAACATAGCAAAAAATACAGTAATTAGCTTTTACATGAATCCaagaaaagtgttttttttaagatttcacCTTTTGTTGCGATTCAATGATGTCGCAAAAGACTTAACGTCGCAAGAAGCATTTTTTTCGTCGACATTATTTGTGATGGTATGGTTACGCCGcaaaaatagggaaaaaaaaaataacggtAGCCTATTGTTCAGAGTGCACCGAACAAAGTCCTGTATGGTGTTCGGTTTGGACGAAAATTTGTATTATTAGGTATACCACTTATTTGCAAGGATTTAAATTTTCGTTAGAAAAACCTATTATTCGCAATGAATTTTGATATGTTGTAAATAAGTTTCTTTTGCAATGATGACAAAACGTTGCAAATACCCATTATTAACAACGAAATCTTTATTTTCTCGCAATTATTGGAAAACTTATTTCATGCAACAAGAACAAAAATCTTTTGCAACGAGAACAAATATTTTACAACGAGTTTTGATTAGTTGcaaataagaatatatatgtattcctATTTGCAACGAATTTGATTTGTTGGAAATGTGTATTCTTATTTGCAACGGCCATCTTCGTTGCAATTGTTAAAAAACTCGttggatataatattttatccacTGTCATGGTTAAAAGTAAGAGTAACACTATattctcattctatttttattccactatatatatatatatgtaaaatgtgacacatttatactattagatgataaaaaattattcaataaaaaattatttaatagtaataaatgtgtcactttttatataatgaaatagTAGTGTGgtgtatatataaaagtttcctAATAGCATTGAGATGTTGCCGTTGCAAAGTTTTTGTTGTAAATGCAACTATTTTTaacgaaatattttttatcgtTACAAATGATGTATTATTAGCATCAGAAAAAATGTTCGctgcaaaaaattatttctgttgTAGCTTACATATCGAACTAGTCTGTTACTAAACTAGTACACTGTGCTCGTAATCCTTATTTTCAACATTATTTCTTGGAAAACGGCATATAATTGGACTATCCAACTCGAAAAACAGCAATTGTAGTGGCCTAGCTAGCTTGACGACAGCTGCTTTTTGCGGTTATAATTTGTACGAAAGCACTCTATAATTGTGAAACTTGTTACTTGATTGCAATAtgattagagaaatgatagactGTATTAACTTGTTtacgtaataaaataattttatttttatttttatttttaatttgatggataaaatttattatgtttagaattatatataaattgtgaATAAGTTGTAAGTCTATCACTacttatatgattaattaactttttatacattttcaatttttagaacaaagaatcatcttcatctttctcCTCAAGCTTCCATTTTCAGTCTTTAACAATTTATGATACtcatttggattcagaaattatctcatcttatcttattttatctttataatttttttaaattttcatacaaaatataataaagaattcaattttttcaaatttcacaaaaataataatattaaaaaaataatattctaacaatattttatttaactcatctaaaactatctcatttcatctcatctaattttatgtCACTATCCGAACCAGCCCTCAGTgttgaattatgtaaattttgatatatttctCTCTGTTTATATTTTATGCTCTTTATATACTGTTCAAACTATGGATGAGGAGCATCCGAGCATCGTACCACATCCGAGGACCAAGGACAATCGTTGTCTATTCAACTATTGTACTCGCTTCTGCCCTTGATCGAAAAATACATCAACAATGCCGATCGGCGATCCCTCTGGTTGTGTGGAAGTGAAAGGCCGTCTCCTGCCTTGGTCATttatcttcctttttctctatttcctttCTTGCCTTTCAAGCCAAGTTTCCTACTTTATGCATCCTCTCTCGACTTTTCATTCGACTCATATATGTCTTGCACTCTTACTTGTTAGACTATTAACTTTATATCACTCAAATATGCACGAAAGCGTGCTTTTTAATTCATTATCTCCTTAATCTTTATGTTGGGCTTATGTGGATTGGACTTGCTACATTTTATGTCCAACACATTTTAAAAAGTGAGATCCAtatcaaaaaatctactttttatgttgtgtttcacttttttttaaatgacacaAAACTTGTCGTCTTATACATGCATCTAGCATGCTCCTAACTTTTCGTAATTAGGATTTATGCTTGTTATATACCCTTCTAAATTTCAAGTATTACACTAAACCTCCTCTTTTTAGTTAAATTGAAACAATTAGCGACACACTATGAAGCAATATTTCACATTATCTGTTTTGCAtccttaatataatataatcatgTTTTCTTCCTGATCTGGGAGTCGTTATGAAAtattcatatcaataagacCAACTTCACACTTCACCAAACAAAAGTCTTCATTTAGATTCTTGGGAATTCACCATGACAAACTGccgtcatttttattttcaaatatatatcatatgaaacAAGAAAATGGGTCAATTCGCTTTGCAAGCTACCACTTTTTTAGTAGTTGCACCATCGATTTCTATCTAACTATTAAGATTAATGGGAAATAGAACATGTGGTACAACTTTAAGGCTCCGTTTGGTTGTTAGACTGTATTGAGAtcaattcagttcagtctaattttaaactgagtctaacattcaaacaccaaattctcaaattactaaactcatatcaactcaaaatctctttacacgtgagattcataacatttttcaatttaatatctttttacatacgggactcacaacctttttcatattcccataaatatatctaaactcattttaatatacaAATTCATCTTAAGTGGACCTTACAAAACTTACtccactatctcaactcattactatttataaagaacttaacTTATAtcaattcagctcaacatccaaatacagcCTAAGCCTCATATCATAATCAATGatgtaaattgtaaaaaaagaaaaaaaaaacaaataatgcaGTTTGGGTGTGCATATTGATGCTCTTTGATATTATGTATTCCTGTCGCGGCAGTACAAGGAAGTATAATATACTtgtcaaatttaattgtaacatgtaagaattttattaaatatgttttacacaccaatttgattatttttttaaagtacaaTTCCTTGATAGTGCCATATGAAAATTGTAAATCCTTAGATGCAACCgcttctttttaatatatagggTACTGCTAGGCCTAGCTAGAGTGTTACTCAGCAGTGACCGTAAGGCATGCCCCTAGactaaatctcactttttattattctcattaaacatttttaaaaaataaaaaaataccgaTAAACTAATAGTCACTCCCTTAAtcattaagcaaaaaaaaaaaaaaaaaatcaaatacatgaGCGTCAAAATGAGGGGGCATACTACCattttcctaatatatataattaagaatttaagaCTATTTAATTGACCTTTTActcttttaagttattttaaaacGTGGCATACCCCCATTGGTATATCCATTAGATTTGTTAGTAAAAATAtgattgacaaaaaaaaaaaaaaaattataagagaaTTGTAAATTTAACCAAACCAAATACAACATATATTtgctatttttaaaatatagctatgtttttgcataatatatatatatatatatatatatatatatatatatatattatatgtatagcTGTTTTTGGATCAGAAAAAAGCACACCTGTCTGTTTAGATAAACAGCCACTATGAAGTAGTGTCCTAATTGTACACGACACTGTTGACtgctaaattataaaatgaacaAGTGGAGAAAATTACGACACGAAAAGTTGTCCTTTTTATTGATCTTCAGCTATTGGGTATCATGTTGGACTACCAATCGAGGGTTAAAAATGTTACAAATCGATACTTATATTCCATTCTTGGGGTGGGAAAGAGGATTTCATTTAACCAATAAATAAGACCGGCCCTATCGGTAGTACTGTGTGTTGGGGGTTGTGTGGGCGTGCGGCTGGTGCGCGCGTGTGTGTGAGAGTGAGGTTTGAAAGgagaataaataattgaaaacaatCCTCCTAACTACCCCTTTAAAGCAGGTTATAGTAACAGAGTAAATGCGGTTTTCCAAATCAGGGAAAAATCCAAAAGAGTATAAAACCCTAGACTGTCCCCAGCTATTTATAACACCCATGAGGCCTTCCGGACTTCTCCGGATCAACCTCTGCCTCTGCGTTGTGTACTTTTGTCTTTCAGAATATTAGGAAAACCCATGATTCTTCCAACCCACCCCCTCCTTTCTGCATCCCATTTACACCGAAGTTGACACAGACACAGAAGAGAGCGAGAGATGAAGGGTCGGTCATCAAAACAGGAAACTAAGGAAGGAATGGAAATAGATAAGCCTGGTAAGCTCAAAGAGGAACCTCATCTTTCGGGTGCTTACATCCGAAGCCTGGTGAAACAGCTAACCTCTTCAAGAACCAAAGATCCAATGAATCACCTCAAAGACCCAGACTGTAGTACTGTTGATAGTGATGGTTTCCCTGGagaaaatttaacaaaattttgtgAAACCCAACAAGCAGTAAATCAACCCCCACAACCTCAACACCACAAAAAGCAGGTTAGACGAAGACTCCACACCAGTAGGCCATATCAAGAAAGGCTCCTAAACATGGCTGAGGCTAGGAGAGAGATTGTTGCTGCTCTTAAATTTCACAGGGCGGCAATGAAACAAGCCAGCgaacaacaacagcaacaaaCACAGAATgaacaacaacagcaacaatCAAATAAACTGCAGTGTCAACCAGCCCACCCATGCTttgaaaaagaaggaaacatCACATCTGGGAGAATTCCTCGTCTATACCCATCGGGTACAGCCAATTTTCCTAGTTATCTTGAAAATCTTTCTCACCCTTCCTTTTCTCATCCACCTTTTGCTCAACACCCTTTCTCTTGGCCCTCTTCTTCTCCATATGATCCTCCATCCGCTGctgaaaatatcaatttcaCCCTCCCAAATCAGCCCTTAGGCTTGAATctcaattttcatgattttaacAACCTAGACACGAGCCTTTATCAAAAAAGCAACCACCAATCACTGTACGCATCCTCTTCCCCCAATATTTCTGTAGCTGCTACCGATCAGGACGCAGCCAGTGTATTTGCAATATCACAGCTGGAAGCGGGGACTACTCCTCCAATAGCAGATGTCATCGACTCCAGTACTGTCACAGCTGGTGGTTCTAGAGGAGGCTTGCATGCAGCAATGGATGATGAGGAGATGGCGGAGATCAGATCGATAGGAGAACAGCACCAGATGGAATGGAATGACACCATAAATATTGTCAGATCAGCCTGGTGGTTTAAATTCTGGAAGACCATGGAACTTGGGGCCCCAGAAGTTAAGGTTGAAGCCGATGATGATGGGTACCATCCATTTGATGAAGTCATGGAATTCCCAGCTTGGTTGAATGCAAATGAGAGCTGCTTGCAACAACATTTGACTGAGGACTACTTCGACGATCCGGCCTTGCCTTGGTAAGATTTCAACTTTCTGAATATTGTTCTCTTGTGAAATGAAAGGGGGGATTTGCTTTTGGTTTTGTGTTTTCCTCGTTCATTCTGTTAGCtagccttttcttttctattctgtTACTCTAATTTGAGCCtttcttaagtttttttttattgaggaCTAAAATATTAGTtgagatatatattatttatgatccttttaatttttaagttaagAACACCTTTTGTcataatttaatatcacataaaaaatttaagaaaaaataataatttaactgATCACGATTTAGCTAACATGTGAAGACCCGTTGAACTCTCAACTCctgtttttatttatctattgaGATTTActatacattaattattatatattctcaatacttacaattttttgtaaggcatgagaatattttttataaaatatgtatgtgttttttacggattaatgtaaaatataaaatagtaaataaaatactttttgatGGAAAGATTTGTACTAAAACTTTAGTATGTGATGTGCGCTTTCTTCAGTATGGCCTGTGATCTGTGTTGGCCCAAATTTGGTATAAATAGAAAGTACATCTAGGAAGCTATGGCCTGTCAGAGGATTATAGTCTCTCCTGAAAAAGGTTGCATCTGTTTATGAAgttggaaaatgatatatttttgttagTGTAATGTTACGTAAAAtcgtaaaaatattatataattattttaaaaagagtgatatttattattaaaaaattattattttttaaatgaatctcatatttatttatttttttaaagtgattgtacgaTACTTACGCACTTacgattataattatcatttttatgaAAGTTATCAGCCAACatgaattctctctcttttcatttattttaattatcattccttttttattttcctgttGCTGCTAAGACTACATTATATATCTTTATTCTTTAGTATCCCTTTTTAGTTGGACATTTTGAagttaaccttttttttttccccttatgATTCTTTACTACACAGCATGGACATTGGAGAAATCGAAGGTATTGATGGAGATCAGTGGTTGGCTTGACGACAAGGATTGATTGTTTTTTGTTGATCAAATCTTTGGCTCTATTTTGATTTTTCCATTAAATTTTGGGTAGACCCAgaaactttttcttcttaatcttGATAATAAGGCTGCTCGCAAATTAGATCTTAAAAGCAGGCAGTTCATAGaggaaaataattatgtaaggAAGAAAAGAGTACATGCTCTTCTCCTATTCCCACAGTTATCATTCTTAATTAGCCAATTTTGAAGTTTCTTAGTATAATAGCTCTCTACTAGTGGAAGTTGGAACCGCGGTGAAGTGGCAAAAACCTCTCCTTCAAAATTTCGACCATGATATAATGAGTTGTACAAATGTACATGCTTTAATCtcggaaaagaaaaaacatagtAGGTAAAGTTTAATGATGTTGAACCCATCCTTCTCTTCCTCCATTCATAAGTAACACTATGGTCAATGGTGCGACTTGCTCGCTCTGAGAGCTTTTATAATTAGTGGCCAATGGCCATTGTTATAGATCAGAAATGGGATTTTGATACTAAAGTACTATTTTGATACTAAAGTACtgtttttatattctcaatcaTATTGATTAGTTCAAcgtattttaaatagaaaaatgatttgtataaattctaaatagataagtctcataCAAGTCTTTGTAAAATAGTGGATCACAcctaaaaaagtataaaaaaagactattattaatttattagtagGACCCACGTttttacaaaaagattttacggaacttgtctatttaagacttatacatttaaataaCTTTCTATTTGAACAAGTTTCCACTTAAAATGTGACAAATGAATCAGCATGGTTTGAGATTTCGAGTTTATATTGAAAGCATTACTTTATATCCAACTATGAAAACTAGCTAGGACCTTACAAATAAATTGAGAAAGAACAAATTTGAAAGCTTATATATAAGACtataccttcttttttttttttgataggctGTCTATGCTTCTTTTAGCTTGTCAGTGGCAAGCGTTTTTCTGGTCCTACCTTTTTTTTCCCATGTTAATCCTACCGTTATCTTATTCAGAAGCATGTGACGCGTGGATGAAATTCACATAGCATAAGGTGAAAATTACTAGGTGAAAAATACTAACATGGCTAGCTAACTTAAAAGgaaatccattttcttttctctcagccaacaaatttcataaaacttgaTAATAATGCCACATGTAAATAATATCAGCTTGTGACATCTTTACACTTAAGTCAATCtttccatttgaaaaataataacaaatagaaaatagcttttaaatgcaaaataaagATATAGATCAGATGCCCATGTCACATTTTCGTCGGGAAACTAATAATAACGAGATAAAAGgattgaaacattttttttttaaacgtagGGAACTTATGTGATTGAAAATGTATTGACCTATTTAGAAAAGCGtaaaaattctgaaattaatttaagtaatgttttatataattataggaTGTACTGTAAATTTCgtacaagttttaaaaaaaaaaaagtgaaattcaccacaaataaataagtatttttataagtgaatcctactttTTTAGTACGCAGAATTTAAACTtgcatataatattactcaaattAATTCTtaagttttcaccattttctAAAAGGCttcataaattttcagatttataaCATAATTTCCCTTCATCttgagaaatttgaattttaaccCCTCTATCTACTTATTATTAGTTTCCTAATGAGAGAATTGAGAAGTGGCATAAAAATGCCACATGTTAGTCATTCAAAATGTGACGTGGTTTTTCTGTGCTGCTAATCTTATTTGAAAACTATCCAAAAAAAActagtaatatttaaaaataaatcaatcaatgaacaaaacataaaaaattaaaacggaaaataaattaaattatgaaaattaaaagtaatatatatatagtttaggAAATATAAAAATCACTTTAAAGAAGTATACAAACTAAACCCAAAAtactaaaagataaaaaattataaaagtttcAATCACAgggttaaaaatttaaatattctcTCTCTTGTTTGGTTTTAGAATAATCGGTCtccatattttaatttgataagtGCTACAGCCACAaagggattacacaaaagtaatttcTCAAACGAACGTGATTCCATGTGATTTGTCGGATatgctttataataaaagtaactttacaatctgacaaatcacgtcaagccacatcagtttgtgatattatttttatataatcactttgtggTTAgagtatttcttttttaattttggccATTTCACTCCTTGTATTTtagactattttatttttttagaagaaaccGTATATTCAATCAAATAAACTGATCAAATACATAA
Coding sequences within it:
- the LOC109020577 gene encoding uncharacterized protein LOC109020577; the encoded protein is MKGRSSKQETKEGMEIDKPGKLKEEPHLSGAYIRSLVKQLTSSRTKDPMNHLKDPDCSTVDSDGFPGENLTKFCETQQAVNQPPQPQHHKKQVRRRLHTSRPYQERLLNMAEARREIVAALKFHRAAMKQASEQQQQQTQNEQQQQQSNKLQCQPAHPCFEKEGNITSGRIPRLYPSGTANFPSYLENLSHPSFSHPPFAQHPFSWPSSSPYDPPSAAENINFTLPNQPLGLNLNFHDFNNLDTSLYQKSNHQSLYASSSPNISVAATDQDAASVFAISQLEAGTTPPIADVIDSSTVTAGGSRGGLHAAMDDEEMAEIRSIGEQHQMEWNDTINIVRSAWWFKFWKTMELGAPEVKVEADDDGYHPFDEVMEFPAWLNANESCLQQHLTEDYFDDPALPCMDIGEIEGIDGDQWLA